The sequence below is a genomic window from Synechococcus sp. PCC 7335.
TCAGTGATAAGTAGGAGAGGTTGCAGTGGGCGTGTATTCGAGCGTGATTTTTCCTCGGCTGATGGAGCTATCGATGTCGTCGGAGTCAATGACGGGCTATCGACAGCAGCTCTTGGCCAAGGTATCGGGAAATGTTCTAGAAATTGGCTTTGGGACAGGACTGAATTTGCCCCACTATCCAGAGACGGTAAATGCTTTGACGACAGTGGAGCCGAATGAAGGTATGAATGCGATCGCACAAAAAAGAATCGAGGCTAGCCCAATCAACGTCAACACTACTTCGCTGAATGGTGAAGCCCTTTGCTTACCCGACGAAAGCTTTGACAATGTCGTTTGCACTTGGACACTGTGCAGCATTCCCAACGCTGAAAAAGCACTCAGCGAGGTTTACCGAGTACTCAAATCAGGTGGCAAATTTTTCTTTATTGAGCATGGGCTCAGCGATGAGCAGACCATCCAGACCTGGCAAAACAGACTAACGCCTATTCAGAGAATCGTCGGCAGTGGCTGCCGTCTCAATCGCAAAATTGATCAGCTAGTTGCTGACGTCTTTGATGAGGTCGCTGTTGAAGAATTTTATGCAGACAATTTACCGAAGATAATGGGCTATTTCTATCAGGGCATAGCTACCAAAAAACAATCGTGAAGCGATGAATTTTCTTGAGTTCTACGCATCTGTATAATCGCTGCTTAGCCTGTATCTTTGCGGTGACGATGGGCTGTTTGAAGATGATGGGCTATTTGAATAAGAGTACTTTGATAATCATCCAACTTGAATAGGTACAAGCCTGAGACATAGAAAACCGAACACGATCACAACCATCGGTCTGTATACAGGTGGTCTGCTTCTAATTGTGTTTGCTGTGTCGCTGCTGCTACAAGCAATGGGCCTGTTCTTGATTCCAATACTGTCTATATGACCCTAATTCTGCGGCTCGTTAGCATTTGCCCTGACCCTGCGTAGGTTGCTTAGAATCTAGCAGCAACGCTATGTTCGATGCTGCCATTCGCTGTTTAGGTCAATTAGCTTAGTTCGAGCAGCTGAGTTCGATAAACTCAGCTCGATTAGCTCAGCCAACACAGCGATCGCAAACAATATTTGCCAGGGGTAGCACTGCTTACTTTTTCTTGCTAGGCGGATTAAGCGCATTATCTAGTACTTCGCGAGCTGATTCAGCTTCGTCCTTAGCATCGCGATACTTTAGATTTGTCTGGGCAAATGTCTTGAGCGTCTTGAACCCGCTGTTGAGTTCCTCGATTTGCTCTTCTTCTATCACCTCATCAGTAAAGAGTAGATCGATTAGCTCGCGCACTTTGAGTGCTTCTTCGCGAGACCCCTGCACTTTTACCTTTAGCTTAGACAGGTTGCTGAGGGTTTGCACTGCATCGACAACTGCATTTTCTTCGTCGGTAGGTTCGGTCTTAGGTTCTTTCACTTCGATAAATTCCTTTGGGTTGAAACCGTCGTCAAGCTCGGTGGGAAGTTCTCCTTCATCAAGAAGTGCTATAAGCTGATCCATGGCCTTTTCACGAGCTTTGTTTGAGTCGCGACCAGGAACATCGATTAAGACTTCTGGACTTTGAGCAAGCGTATATTGAACCATAATTCCCAGGTAGTAATCTTGTACTGTTATTTTAGCGGATGAGGTTAAAAGTCATGAACTAGATTTTCTAGCTTGATTGGCTGCTATCAAGCGATTGGCCATGGTGATACTTAGTACGCCTTTTCGCGCTGATATGCAAGCAGTCCGTTTAAAAAACGTTCAGGTTGCCGGGCACATTTTGCACAAGAATTGTCTAGGAATGCCTTAGCCACTTTT
It includes:
- a CDS encoding class I SAM-dependent methyltransferase → MGVYSSVIFPRLMELSMSSESMTGYRQQLLAKVSGNVLEIGFGTGLNLPHYPETVNALTTVEPNEGMNAIAQKRIEASPINVNTTSLNGEALCLPDESFDNVVCTWTLCSIPNAEKALSEVYRVLKSGGKFFFIEHGLSDEQTIQTWQNRLTPIQRIVGSGCRLNRKIDQLVADVFDEVAVEEFYADNLPKIMGYFYQGIATKKQS